TAAGGTGTTGTTCATTCTTACTATCCAAGGAAGGTTGTATCCTATATCTAAAGATTGTACcttttagttaattaatttatttttatttattttttaaagcttatgtatttatcttgagggagggagagaatgagaatgtatttattttgaggggaggtgcaagtgggagaaggagagagagaatcccaagcatactctAGATTGTCAGCTcagacctgatgtggggcttgatctcatgtaatgtgagatcatgacttgagtagaaatcaggagtcagatgtttaactaactgagccacccaggtgcctgtaggCTGTACCTGTTtagaaaagtatttaaatttatgttgaaattattattttttaagataagtttaaaaatgaactaaaattcTGTTCTGGATGACCAGCTATCACTAGACGTGATAGGCTTTTCACCTCTACCTGTAAATCTTCTCACTCTTTGGCTACATAGGTgactttgttctttataattGTTTATGGGTAGCTTGTCTGGTTTCGGGGCAGTTAAgttctttttaattcttctaaGTAAATAATTaggcaaaaataaaagtgtaaactTTGCTATTTAgtgcttttaatatttcttttatcattattttatggtACCTTTTCTATAGCACCAACTAGAAATTTCATCTCCTATActcataatttaatttaatttttagatgtttatttattttttgaggagagagagagagtgggggaggggcagaggaattgggagatagagaatctttagcaggctccatggccagcatggagcctgatgcggggctccatctcacaagtgtgagatcgtgacctgagcctaaatcaagagatgcttaaccaactgagacacccaggtgcctcaaatatttttaattttaaataagtgttttttttaattcattgataaTTATTGAGTTTTGTAACTTTGGGCTAGCCTTAGTTCAAGTGctcatattaaataaaatctcCTGGGTGTAAACCAGGTGCTTTATTCAAGGTACACTTTGATCTGTCTAAACACACTTTCCAGGATGTTTACCTTATTACCTcctcttatatatataataattattaataagttATATGTAAGTTTTGATATTTGAGGAAGGTGGTATGTGTTTGCCTCATGACCTATTTAATTAAGCTCTTTCATCATAAGTTTTTACTCAATtctcctttagtttttaattttataaagactTCAGTAtaaaatttaatgcttttatttatttatttatttatttatttattaaaaaaaattttttttcaacgtttatttatttttgggacagagagagacagagcatgaacgggggaggggcagagagagagggagacacagaatcggaaacaggctccaggctctgagccatcagcccagagcctgacgcggggctcgaactcacggaccgtgagatcgtgacctggctgaagtcggacgcttaaccgactgcgccacccaggcaccccaaatttaatgtttttagaatAGAGGTATagcccatttctttctcttttttaaaaatataatttattgtcaaattggcttccatacaacactcattgctcaacccaacaagtgccctcttcagtgcccatcacccactttcccctctctcccacccctcatcaatcctcagtgtgttctctctatttaacagtctcttttggtttgcctccttccctctgtttgtaactttttttttcctccttcccttcccccatgttctactgttaagtttctcaagatccacctatgagtgaaaacatatggtatctgtctttctctgactgacttatttcatttagcataacattctccagttccatccatgttgctgcaaatgacatgatttcattctttctcattgccaagtagtattccattgtatatataaaccacatctttatccattaatcagttgatggacatttaggctctttccatgatttggctattgatgaaagtgctgctataaactttgggggtacatgtgcccctatgcatcagcactcctgtatcccttgggtaaattcctagtagtgctattgttgagtcatagggtagttctatttttaattttttgaagaacttccacactgttttccagagtggctgtaccagtttgcattcctgccaacaaagcagtattgaagaagaccaaagtgggaggcatcacaatcccagactttagcctctactacaaagctgtaatcatcaagacaggatggtattagcacaaaaacaaacacatagacccatggaatagagtagagaacccagaattggacccacaaatgtatggccaactaatctttgacaaagcagggaagagtatccaatgggaaaaagatggtctctttaacaaatggtgctgggagaactggacagcaacatgcagaagaatgaaactagaccactttcttacaccatatacaaaaataaaaatggatgaaatacctgaatgtgagacaggaaaccatcaaaatcgtagaggagaaagtaggcaacaatctctttgaccacAGCTGCAGCAATTTttgctcgacacatctccaaaggcaagggaattaaaagcaaaaatgaactattgggacctcatcaagataaaaagcttctgcactgcaaaggagacagtcaacaaaactaaaaggcaaccaacataatgggaaaagatatttgcaaatgatatattggataaagggctagtatccaaagtctataaagaactcaccaaactccaccccCCCaaaacataatccagtgaagaaatgggcagaggacatgaatagacatttttccagagaagacctccagatggccaatagacacatgaaatgatgctcagcttcactcatcatcagggaaatacaaatcatagcccatttctttctgtcccaTAAGCTACAACTTGacctaaagttttaatgtttatgcttATTATAATTTTAGGGTTTGCTGAAGGTGGTGGTATATAGACTGTATTTGCAAGAGTTGGCAAACTCTTATTGGGTTTATCAATTGTAGAACAGGCTCTTCTGAAGAGATAGAAAGCCCTGCCAAGTCCTTTGACTTTTAGGCTCTTGCTTGTAGTATtttgatgaacatttttttttgtaataattattttagcTTGGGGCTAATCATAGTGGGGTATTCATTCCCAGTTTGGGTCTTAGCTATCGTTTAGTCAAGAATATTAAAGTCACTgttgtagtttatttttatgttagctGTAGCTTTTTGTGtcctaattaaaatttaactttattgtgaaaatatctttaatatactttataatgAAATTACATCAGTTTGGGTTAATTGTATGACCATGATGGCTGGGACCGAATCTACCATCCCTGGTTAATATAACTTTGTCAAGTTTtcattatggcttttttttttttatcactgctGTTTCCTGTGGGTATGTGGTAAAGCAAGGCATTGTGAGCTACATTTTAGTGTGCTTGTTTGTCAGCATACAAAAAGGCAGTTGGAAGGATCTCATTTTCTCTAGTAAAGTCAAACGGATTTATTGACCATGTTCATAGAGCGTAGCCTACTTACTTCTGGACACTTCAGATGAAAGAGACCCTGACTGCTACAGATTACACCAAAGCCCATGCCTGGTTTCTCCCCTTATCACTTTCCTTGAAATGTGTTACTAGTGTTTCGTGCTGATTTAAAAATCACAGGGTAGtgataatattataaaattaatttatgttaATAGCCAGATAAAGAATACTGtggtaataaaatttaaaaacacaggatGTTTAAGGTGTAGAAGTTTATCTTTAGGTTCCTAGagtctatatttttatcttaaaatagtCAAGATAGAACTTTCATTAAAGAGGGGGTAAACatgtggagataaaaaaaaaagatcaggaaaaGAGAACCTGAATACAGTTAACATTCTAGGAGCTTGCATTTGCATTGTAATACCTAATCTCTATCCATACCTAATGAAATGGATTTTATGTTGAAAAATTACATCTCAGCATATTTTAATTGAAGTCACAGAGTTGGGAAACAGCGTGATTTGGGTACCATATTAGGTCCTGTGACCTCTACCTCTAAGGTGCCATTCTGATTCTGTTACATTCTAAAagcttaattttatttccatggaAAATAACTGTTTTCATAGCATTTTGGAGGCTTCCTTCCCTATGATTCATTCAGGTTCTTCCTGACATAAACTTTTAGCAATGAATACCGTTAGCAACCAATTTTTTGTTTGGAAATTTCTGGTAACTGACATTCTGTCAGAGCCATCTCTTAATATAGGTGAATTGTGAATCATGAAGTTAGAATATTCCCTCAATATATAGGAAGCTCTCAGACTATACAGAAGGCATCCCTTTTGGTACAGGAAGGTCTTTGCTTTAGAGTCCAGATGTTCCAGGAATTACCTGAGAAGAAACCCTTGATATTTCTGGAAACCTTataaaacttccaaaactgaTTTGGTATATATGGTGGTTGGTTTTGAAGTACTGTTTTAAAtgtgagggaagaagagaagtaaGAGAGAAGAGTTTATTATAGAGTATAAGATATATTACATTTGGAACCGTCATTATCTGTGATCGTATTTTTCTTCATGGATATAGAGCTGATTCCAAAATCTAACGAGGGCCTAAATACAGTCAAAACATGATAAAACAAACAATACACTTTATTTGGGCAAGTTTTATTAGATAGTGTTATCCTCCCAAGGTAGATGTATTTATCATATAAAGTAACTTCTAGAGTAGGAAATGTTAGAGATCTGTGTTGTGGGTAGAGAAAGGCTTATAGACTGATTATCCATGCTATGTTTCTTGGAATGTCTTAATTACTGAGTTTCCCTAAATTGAGAGCATCATCTGATAATGTGCCTTTTCTGAAATTTGGAGCAAAAATTCAAAGTGAATTTAATTACTGTATAACAGTCCTAGAGTTGGAAGTAAACTTTAAGTTTCTGTAGGTgtgagaaaaattttattttcatcaatgtCTACAGTTTTTGTGTGGAACCAAGATTTCACTTCCCATTCTTGAGGAAGTCGGAAGTCTTTTGTGGGTAGCAGATGATGGCCAGTTGTGGGACCTGATCCCATAGGCTGGTCATGACTTGCAAAACCATGCTCCTGGATTCTGAATGGCCCACTTTGAACTGCTGGTTTGATGAGGCACATTGAAAGCAGAGAACTGTTTTCTATCACAGAATTCTCTGTGCTCAGTTACCAGTTTGGCTCTGTTAGAGTAAAATGTTAATTAGAGTAAAAAGTAATTAGCACTTCTTTCAGTTACAAAGCAGTATTAGGAGGCTgcttttagtttacttttttttttaatgtttatttttgagagagaaagagagtgagagagagagagagagagacagagtgtgttggggaggggcagagagagaaggagagacagaatctgaagcaggctccaggcttcatgctgacagcacagagccccacgtgagccatgagatcatgacctgagctgaagtcagacgctcaaccaactgagtcacccaggtgcccctagtgtacTTTTACTGGAGACGGTTCTTTACTATCAGCACCAGAAAGGCTATCTCATTGCttatcctttgtttcttaaaatagatGTTCAGTATTTACGGTGGGAAAGACTGGACAGGCCAAGGAGTTAATGCACCtaatacaaatgaagaaatacttCGAATACCTTGCCGTTCAATTGGGACAATTCTAAATCACAGAATCTCTACAGTCTCCTGGAGGAATACAGTTGGCTTGCACTCCGGTTATAGCAACATAAGCATCTTTCCTTTCTCAGTACCGCTTCCCTGTTCCCTTACTAATGAATCCTAAAATCAGCTTCCAAATAAACTACATGCAATACAATTTTGTCTTAGGGTCTTCTAAGGGAAACCAACCTAAGTAACTATATAGAGCTACTACTCCTACATATATAACCCTTCAATGTAATGGTTCCTGACATTCCCCAGAGCTGGGTTGTACTTTGTTTTCAAACCTTATGGGAAGCAGAAGGGATTTTCTTATATTACTTATTGTCAAAATAATCACAGTTtcaatcataaaatattatttagtagATACTACTGCTGtctgataaaataataaaataataccctTATATAGTAGATTCACATCTCCCATGCTAACCAAAGTAATGAATAAATGCTCTACAGAGGAGTAGAATTTTGATCAGTGAGgtagaaaatatattaagtttaTGTCTGTTTTAAATGTCAGATGCCTAggtagaaatatataaaagacagATGGATGTATAGGTTGAGAGCTCCAATGATAGAACCAGTTAGCAGAGTCTGACATAATGTCCTTATttgctcattctttttatggctacctttatgtctttatttcttaacGTATATATGATGGGATTTAAGATGGGTGTGATAGCAAAGTCAGCAATGAACAGGTATTTATCAACTGACGATGTGGGGAAAGGCCATACATAGAGAAACATGCATGGagtgaaaaatagaaccaccacAGTGATGTGAGCTGACAGAGTGACAAATGCTTTGGATAAGTCTCCTGAAGAACGTTTCCAGACAGTGACCAAAATAAAGATATAGGAAAGGATTAGCAGGAAGAAGGTGCCCATGCTCATGAAGCCACTGTTGGCAGCAATAATAAACTCAAACTTGGCTCCATCTGTGCATGCAAGTTTTATGATTCTGGGAAAGTCACAGTAAAAGCTGTCTACTTTATTAGGACCGCAAAAGGGCAAGTTTATAATGAAAGCAAACTGGGACATAGCATGGATCACCCCAATGACCCAGCCAGCAATTACAAATGAAACACATATTTTAGGGTTCATGATGTTCAGGTAGCGAAGAGGCTTACAGATTGCTGTGTACCTGTCAAATGCCATGGCGATGAGTAACACCATCTCCACTCCTCCCATGATGTGGATGAAGCATATCTGTGTCATACAACTTTGGAAAGAAATTATCTTGTGTTCATTTAAAAGGTCTCTAATCATTTTGGGGACTGTGGTAGAGGCAACCCCCACGTCAATGAAGGACAGATTGGCCAGTAGGAAGTACATAGGAGAATGTAAATGAGaatcaaaaattaccaaaaagacaaTGAAGAGATTTCCCAGGATGATTCCTAAATAGATCAAGGAAAATATTAATGTAAGAAAAACTTTAGTTTCCCAAGAACTAGAGAGTCCAAGCAACACAAACTCAGAAACCATAGAATTATTTAATCCATCCATTGACTTGGGCAGAAGAGCTGATTTTCAAATCACCTGAGAATAGAAAATGATTAAAAGTCAGAATCAGTGGTACAAGTgtaaatttcctatttcttgctAGTTTTTTCTTTGGGGTACATATCCCCAATTAGAAATCCTTTAAttggataagaaaaaaattaaggatatgAAAACATTATGGTGATCAAGAGAATGATtacataaaaatggaagaaaattattaatattttcgaTGGAGGTAAATGGTGTTAATTCCCTTCTATTACATTTTCAGATCCTTTTATTTTACCTCTCAAGGAATTCTAGACCTTTCCCTGATCACTTACTTATGTGTTCTCCCATCTGAATAATCTCGGCTACTACTGTCAGCTTCACATTAATATTCTCACACTAAACTTGCTAATTTTCCTTAACTGAATTTATTTCAGTGGTCAAATAGAGATCTTTAGGCCAAAATTGCTTAATGCCTTTCACCTTGTTTCACCTTGTatatgtgttttggttttgtttttaaatttgtgtgtgtgtgtgtaattttccATGGAAATCAGGTACTCAGATTGTGATTATTCATAATTTTGATTCATAACTATTATCATGGGTACATGCCTCTATATTCAATGAAAATGTTAGATACAAAGACTGAATGCTTAGTaag
This window of the Prionailurus viverrinus isolate Anna chromosome B3, UM_Priviv_1.0, whole genome shotgun sequence genome carries:
- the LOC125168472 gene encoding olfactory receptor 4F21-like; the encoded protein is MDGLNNSMVSEFVLLGLSSSWETKVFLTLIFSLIYLGIILGNLFIVFLVIFDSHLHSPMYFLLANLSFIDVGVASTTVPKMIRDLLNEHKIISFQSCMTQICFIHIMGGVEMVLLIAMAFDRYTAICKPLRYLNIMNPKICVSFVIAGWVIGVIHAMSQFAFIINLPFCGPNKVDSFYCDFPRIIKLACTDGAKFEFIIAANSGFMSMGTFFLLILSYIFILVTVWKRSSGDLSKAFVTLSAHITVVVLFFTPCMFLYVWPFPTSSVDKYLFIADFAITPILNPIIYTLRNKDIKVAIKRMSK